From Etheostoma cragini isolate CJK2018 chromosome 14, CSU_Ecrag_1.0, whole genome shotgun sequence, the proteins below share one genomic window:
- the il6 gene encoding interleukin-6, with product MPSSLNAYSLSAVMLCALLLCAPGAPVEDAPTDNPAGDPSGEEEEVSSDLVSNSPVWDSIIGATKRHKEEFENEFKKDVVKYIFLEHYKFPSLPALCPHFNFSKEACLHRMVHGLLVYTVLLKYVEKENPGNSICSEVRYYSGLLINLIKGKMRNREQVTALSSSQEAQLLRDLDNPDHFHRKMTAHNILRQIHYFLIDGKRAITKKENRRLAFRTGTPIPLNVEKMSTQK from the exons ATGCCCTCTTCACTAA ACGCGTACTCGCTCTCTGCAGTGATGCTGTGCGCTCTGCTGCTGTGCGCTCCCGGAGCTCCAGTTGAAGACGCGCCCACCGACAACCCGGCAGGTGACCCCTcaggtgaggaagaggaggtgtcTTCTGACCTAGTGAGCAACTCCCCGGTCTGGGACTCGATCATCGGCGCAACCAAACGCCACAAGGAGGAG tttgaaaatgaattCAAAAAGGATGTggtgaaatatatttttctggAGCACTACAAATTCCCCTCCCTTCCAGCTCTCTGCCCTCACTTTAACTTCAGCAAG GAGGCTTGTCTCCACAGGATGGTTCACGGCCTGCTTGTTTACACAGTTCTTCTCAAGTACGTGGAGAAGGAGAACCCCGGCAACTCCATCTGCTCAGAGGTCAGATACTACAGCGGCCTCCTAATCAACCTGATCAAAGGAAAG ATGAGAAACCGTGAACAGGTCACAGCGCTGAGCAGCAGCCAGGAGGCGCAGCTGCTCAGGGACCTCGACAACCCCGACCATTTCCACAGAAAGATGACAGCACACAACATCCTGCGCCAGATCCACTACTTCCTCATAGACGGCAAAAGGGCGATTACTAAAAAGGAGAACAGACGTTTGGCCTTCAGGACTGGGACACCCATccctttaaatgttgaaaagatGAGTACTCAAAAATGA
- the fam126a gene encoding hyccin isoform X2: MLAMDQGVVEEWLSEFKTLPDNAVSTYAASLKDKGALVPALYKVMRENYSDLLEPVCHQLFEFYRSGEPQLQRFTLQFLPELLWSLLSVSAARDPHTSGCIEALLLGMYNLEIVDKDGQSKILSFTVPSLSKPSVYHEPSAIGSIALTEGALANHGLSRVVYSGPHLQRETFTAQNRFEVLTFLLLCYNAALSYMTSTSLQSLCQLSSRVCICGYPRQQIRRYKGISTRLTVTSEFLVQLITGIHYAVCNGEIELGSKALDDVLYRAQLELFPEALLVGNAIKSSLHGAALKSNNKEGARSIQVEITPTSSRISRNAVTSLSIRGHRWKRHESQEVSVDSEAAVGGVAIPEISVTGVSGERMANGDSLRPRPDGRAQPDCDPLGATSEVSLDPRGHDSGTRGQEVRRQKSVRRMVENEGSGSASTGRSQY; the protein is encoded by the exons ATGTTGGCTATGGACCAAGGAGTGGTGGAAGAATGGCTGTCAGAATTTAAG aCCCTTCCTGACAATGCTGTGTCCACTTATGCCGCCTCACTTAAAGACAAAGGTGCCCTGGTCCCCGCACTCTACAAGGTCATGAGAGAGAACTACAGCGAT TTGCTGGAGCCAGTGTGTCACCAGTTGTTTGAGTTTTACCGAAGCGGTGAGCCACAGCTGCAGCGTTTCACGCTACAGTTCCTGCCAGAGCTCCTGTGGAGCCTCCTGTCGGTCAGCGCAGCCAGAGACCCTCACACATCCGGCTGCATCGAGGCCCTGCTGCTGGGCATGTACAACCTG GAAATAGTCGATAAAGATGGACAAAGTAAAATATTATCTTTTACCGTCCCATCCCTCTCCAAACCATCAGTGTACCATGag CCTTCAGCCATCGGCTCCATTGCCCTTACAGAAGGGGCTCTAGCCAATCATGGGCTGAGCAGGGTGGTGTACAGCGGGCCACACCTCCAGAGAGAGACCTTTACTGCACAGAACAG ATTTGAGGTGCTGACCTTCCTGCTGCTGTGCTACAACGCTGCTCTCAGCTACATGACCTCCACCTCCCTCCAGTCCCTCTGCCAGCTCAGctccag GGTGTGTATATGCGGGTACCCACGGCAACAGATTCGGCGCTACAAAGGCATTAGCACACGGCTGACAGTCACGTCAGAGTTCCTGGTTCAGCTCATCACAGGGATACACTACGCTGT GTGTAATGGGGAGATTGAACTGGGATCTAAAGCATTGGATGATGTTCTGTATCGGGCACAGCTAGAGTTGTTCCCTGAAGCCTTGTTG GTGGGTAATGCCATCAAGTCGTCACTGCACGGCGCTGCACTAAAGAGCAACAACAAGGAGGGTGCACGAAGTATCCAGGTGGAGATCACACCCACCTCCTCCAGGATCTCCCGAAATGCTGTCACCTCCCTCTCTATCAGGGGACACCGCTGGAAGAGACACG AGTCCCAGGAGGTGAGTGTAGACAGTGAGGCTGCAGTGGGGGGCGTGGCCATTCCCGAGATCAGTGTGACAGGTGTGAGCGGCGAGCGAATGGCCAACGGAGACTCCCTGCGGCCGCGCCCTGATGGCCGCGCTCAGCCCGACTGCGACCCGTTGGGCGCCACATCCGAGGTCAGCCTGGATCCTCGAGGTCATGACTCCGGCACGCGGGGTCAGGAGGTCAGGAGGCAGAAGTCTGTGAGGCGAATGGTGGAGAATGAGGGTTCTGGGTCAGCCTCCACAGGGAGGAGCCAGTACTAA
- the tomm7 gene encoding mitochondrial import receptor subunit TOM7 homolog — protein MSVNSQDQHVTSSSLSLVGCSIVAVREKHMAKLSKETKLRLQQLFQCGQFVIRWGFIPTVLYLGFKRGADPGMPEPTVLSLLWG, from the exons ATGTCGGTTAACAGCCAGGACCAACACGTCACTTCCTCTTCCTTGTCCTTGGTTGGTTGCAGCATCGTCGCTGTTCGGGAGAAACACATGGCTAAACTGAGCAAGGAGACCAAACTGCGGCTGCAGCAGCTGTTCCAGTGCGGCCAGTTTGTCATCAGATGGGGTTTTATCCCAACTGTGCTGTACCTCG GTTTCAAACGAGGAGCAGATCCAGGAATGCCTGAACCCACAGTCTTGAG tttgcTATGGGGCTAA
- the fam126a gene encoding hyccin isoform X1: MLAMDQGVVEEWLSEFKTLPDNAVSTYAASLKDKGALVPALYKVMRENYSDLLEPVCHQLFEFYRSGEPQLQRFTLQFLPELLWSLLSVSAARDPHTSGCIEALLLGMYNLEIVDKDGQSKILSFTVPSLSKPSVYHEPSAIGSIALTEGALANHGLSRVVYSGPHLQRETFTAQNRFEVLTFLLLCYNAALSYMTSTSLQSLCQLSSRVCICGYPRQQIRRYKGISTRLTVTSEFLVQLITGIHYAVCNGEIELGSKALDDVLYRAQLELFPEALLVGNAIKSSLHGAALKSNNKEGARSIQVEITPTSSRISRNAVTSLSIRGHRWKRHDAVDLGSPDELMDISEVDEGVWPGGLGPDTTPPTITISNSVTTLNLGAKAMKKCWLGGRTSKDKEAGPLTTGRAASENADLSGKRLTLTSSQSVPKAGALTSLTRTASAVFSRSFEQVASGNAPPSSNHTPSEVGRYSCSLQEDGQGYLSPVPNHTQRSPSFSVHLGSDL; the protein is encoded by the exons ATGTTGGCTATGGACCAAGGAGTGGTGGAAGAATGGCTGTCAGAATTTAAG aCCCTTCCTGACAATGCTGTGTCCACTTATGCCGCCTCACTTAAAGACAAAGGTGCCCTGGTCCCCGCACTCTACAAGGTCATGAGAGAGAACTACAGCGAT TTGCTGGAGCCAGTGTGTCACCAGTTGTTTGAGTTTTACCGAAGCGGTGAGCCACAGCTGCAGCGTTTCACGCTACAGTTCCTGCCAGAGCTCCTGTGGAGCCTCCTGTCGGTCAGCGCAGCCAGAGACCCTCACACATCCGGCTGCATCGAGGCCCTGCTGCTGGGCATGTACAACCTG GAAATAGTCGATAAAGATGGACAAAGTAAAATATTATCTTTTACCGTCCCATCCCTCTCCAAACCATCAGTGTACCATGag CCTTCAGCCATCGGCTCCATTGCCCTTACAGAAGGGGCTCTAGCCAATCATGGGCTGAGCAGGGTGGTGTACAGCGGGCCACACCTCCAGAGAGAGACCTTTACTGCACAGAACAG ATTTGAGGTGCTGACCTTCCTGCTGCTGTGCTACAACGCTGCTCTCAGCTACATGACCTCCACCTCCCTCCAGTCCCTCTGCCAGCTCAGctccag GGTGTGTATATGCGGGTACCCACGGCAACAGATTCGGCGCTACAAAGGCATTAGCACACGGCTGACAGTCACGTCAGAGTTCCTGGTTCAGCTCATCACAGGGATACACTACGCTGT GTGTAATGGGGAGATTGAACTGGGATCTAAAGCATTGGATGATGTTCTGTATCGGGCACAGCTAGAGTTGTTCCCTGAAGCCTTGTTG GTGGGTAATGCCATCAAGTCGTCACTGCACGGCGCTGCACTAAAGAGCAACAACAAGGAGGGTGCACGAAGTATCCAGGTGGAGATCACACCCACCTCCTCCAGGATCTCCCGAAATGCTGTCACCTCCCTCTCTATCAGGGGACACCGCTGGAAGAGACACG ACGCAGTGGATCTGGGTTCCCCGGATGAGCTAATGGATATTTCGGAGGTGGATGAAGGGGTATGGCCAGGCGGGTTGGGGCCTGACACAACCCCACCCACCATCACTATTAGCAACAGCGTTACCACGTTGAACCTAGGGGCCAAGGCCATGAAGAAGTGTTGGCTGGGTGGGCGCACCAGCAAGGACAAGGAGGCGGGCCCTCTAACAACGGGCCGGGCTGCCAGCGAGAATGCCGATCTGTCTGGCAAGCGACTGACGCTAACTTCCAGCCAATCAGTGCCCAAGGCAGGAGCTCTCACCAGCCTGACGCGCACCGCCAGCGCCGTCTTCTCCCGCTCATTCGAGCAAGTGGCCAGCGGCAATGCCCCTCCCTCCAGCAACCACACCCCCTCCGAAGTTGGCCGCTATTCATGCAGCCTGCAGGAGGATGGGCAGGGGTACTTAAGTCCGGTGCCAAACCACACGCAGCGTTCTCCCAGCTTCAGCGTGCACCTTGGCTCCGACCTTTGA
- the fam126a gene encoding hyccin isoform X3 yields the protein MLAMDQGVVEEWLSEFKTLPDNAVSTYAASLKDKGALVPALYKVMRENYSDLLEPVCHQLFEFYRSGEPQLQRFTLQFLPELLWSLLSVSAARDPHTSGCIEALLLGMYNLEIVDKDGQSKILSFTVPSLSKPSVYHEPSAIGSIALTEGALANHGLSRVVYSGPHLQRETFTAQNRFEVLTFLLLCYNAALSYMTSTSLQSLCQLSSRVCICGYPRQQIRRYKGISTRLTVTSEFLVQLITGIHYAVCNGEIELGSKALDDVLYRAQLELFPEALLVGNAIKSSLHGAALKSNNKEGARSIQVEITPTSSRISRNAVTSLSIRGHRWKRHESQEVSVDSEAAVGGVAIPEISVTGVSGERMANGDSLRPRPDGRAQPDCDPLGATSEVSLDPRGHDSGTRGQETQWIWVPRMS from the exons ATGTTGGCTATGGACCAAGGAGTGGTGGAAGAATGGCTGTCAGAATTTAAG aCCCTTCCTGACAATGCTGTGTCCACTTATGCCGCCTCACTTAAAGACAAAGGTGCCCTGGTCCCCGCACTCTACAAGGTCATGAGAGAGAACTACAGCGAT TTGCTGGAGCCAGTGTGTCACCAGTTGTTTGAGTTTTACCGAAGCGGTGAGCCACAGCTGCAGCGTTTCACGCTACAGTTCCTGCCAGAGCTCCTGTGGAGCCTCCTGTCGGTCAGCGCAGCCAGAGACCCTCACACATCCGGCTGCATCGAGGCCCTGCTGCTGGGCATGTACAACCTG GAAATAGTCGATAAAGATGGACAAAGTAAAATATTATCTTTTACCGTCCCATCCCTCTCCAAACCATCAGTGTACCATGag CCTTCAGCCATCGGCTCCATTGCCCTTACAGAAGGGGCTCTAGCCAATCATGGGCTGAGCAGGGTGGTGTACAGCGGGCCACACCTCCAGAGAGAGACCTTTACTGCACAGAACAG ATTTGAGGTGCTGACCTTCCTGCTGCTGTGCTACAACGCTGCTCTCAGCTACATGACCTCCACCTCCCTCCAGTCCCTCTGCCAGCTCAGctccag GGTGTGTATATGCGGGTACCCACGGCAACAGATTCGGCGCTACAAAGGCATTAGCACACGGCTGACAGTCACGTCAGAGTTCCTGGTTCAGCTCATCACAGGGATACACTACGCTGT GTGTAATGGGGAGATTGAACTGGGATCTAAAGCATTGGATGATGTTCTGTATCGGGCACAGCTAGAGTTGTTCCCTGAAGCCTTGTTG GTGGGTAATGCCATCAAGTCGTCACTGCACGGCGCTGCACTAAAGAGCAACAACAAGGAGGGTGCACGAAGTATCCAGGTGGAGATCACACCCACCTCCTCCAGGATCTCCCGAAATGCTGTCACCTCCCTCTCTATCAGGGGACACCGCTGGAAGAGACACG AGTCCCAGGAGGTGAGTGTAGACAGTGAGGCTGCAGTGGGGGGCGTGGCCATTCCCGAGATCAGTGTGACAGGTGTGAGCGGCGAGCGAATGGCCAACGGAGACTCCCTGCGGCCGCGCCCTGATGGCCGCGCTCAGCCCGACTGCGACCCGTTGGGCGCCACATCCGAGGTCAGCCTGGATCCTCGAGGTCATGACTCCGGCACGCGGGGTCAGGAG ACGCAGTGGATCTGGGTTCCCCGGATGAGCTAA
- the si:ch73-345f18.3 gene encoding uncharacterized protein si:ch73-345f18.3: MLRFVCCCCFSSENSADERQALLHPRPSDLSEARSARPARPTHSDKQMVMRIGRLAMRQVCVPELDQRFSDMAETFNEQHERYEAMVRHITNLRQSCGCNHNDTMALTECVRMIRDEHEARYRVSLKMKGYDFSLTVVPVGESDEAPLPPHLSLAQEEVKGTSESAKAIISKGTTLQELIGWLLRSKDHMAEQVKGAAATYQEQGRLNENLEENLKEVRRAKVLSLGYKQQAGEVLTEAAQIAGAYV; this comes from the exons ATGCTCCGTTTTGTCTGCTGTTGCTGCTTCTCAAGTGAAAACTCCGCAGACGAG AGGCAGGCTCTCCTCCACCCCAGACCATCTGACCTGAGTGAAGCTAGATCAGCCAGGCCGGCCCGGCCAACACACAGTG ATAAGCAGATGGTAATGCGGATTGGCAGGTTGGCGATGAGGCAAGTGTGTGTGCCCGAGTTGGACCAGAGGTTTTCTGACATGGCCGAGACCTTCAATGAACAGCACGAGCGCTATGAGGCTATGGTCCGACATATCACCAACCTGCGTCAGAGCTGCGGCTGTAACCACAATGATACAATGGCTTTAACAGAATGTGTGAGGATGATCAGAGATGAGCATG AGGCCAGGTACAGGGTCTCCCTTAAGATGAAGGGCTATGACTTCTCCCTCACTGTGGTTCCTGTGGGCGAAAGTGACGAGGCACCACTGCCCCCACATCTGTCACTGGCTCAGGAAGAGGTGAAGGGCACTTCTGAGAGCGCCAAAGCCATCATCTCAAAAGGTACCACACTTCAAGAGTTGATTGGCTGGCTGCTCCGTAGCAAGGATCACATGGCTGAGCAGGTGAAAGGGGCTGCAGCAACTTACCAGGAGCAGGGAAGACTGAATGAGAACCTGGAGGAGAACCTGAAGGAAGTGAGAAGGGCGAAGGTGTTGTCGCTGGGATATAAACAACAGGCAGGGGAAGTCCTCACTGAGGCTGCACAGATAGCAGGGGCGTATGTGTAG